The Vibrio crassostreae genomic interval ATCGCTCAGTTGGACACAAGGTCTTGCCGCATCGTGAACCATTACCCAGTCACCAAGTTGCTGCTCAGCGATATAGTTTAGCGCAGAGAGTACAGAATCCGCTCGCTCGCTTCCACCAGACACTCTGATCACTTGTGGGTTCTGATTAAGGGCTAGCTCTGGGTAGTATGGGTCATCATCGCTGATCGCAACGACAATTTGAGCGACTTGTGGGTGAGACAGTAATTTCTCAACGGTGTGCTCTAGAATCGTTTTGCCGTTAATCTTGAGGTATTGCTTAGGGCGGTCTGCCTTCATTCGGCTGCCGACGCCCGCCGCAGGTACAACGGCAATCACGCTTTGAAGTTGAGTCGACATTAATGGGATTCCTCACCAATGATGCGATAAAACGTTTCGCCTTCTTTAACCATT includes:
- the ispD gene encoding 2-C-methyl-D-erythritol 4-phosphate cytidylyltransferase, which codes for MSTQLQSVIAVVPAAGVGSRMKADRPKQYLKINGKTILEHTVEKLLSHPQVAQIVVAISDDDPYYPELALNQNPQVIRVSGGSERADSVLSALNYIAEQQLGDWVMVHDAARPCVQLSDIDKLISGAMSHDVGAILAAPVRDTMKRGAQGQIEHTVERADLWHALTPQMFRAKPLWKALSEALQHGASITDEASAFEWKGLSPALVAGRSDNFKITQPEDLALAEFYLSQNKE